A region from the Triticum urartu cultivar G1812 chromosome 1, Tu2.1, whole genome shotgun sequence genome encodes:
- the LOC125538815 gene encoding gibberellin 2-beta-dioxygenase 3-like, which translates to MVAITVPISVDAIPLVKCAHAAAAAVPSVDLSAPGAAAAVADACRGVGFFRATNHGVPAALADALEERAAAFFALPHKDKLEASARPLGYGSKSIGCNGDVGWLEYILLSVGSGSVAAASLPASLRAALEEYTDAVREVGARVLELMADGLGVAEEHRGVLRRMVAPDEADEMVRVNHYPPCPCPLAAGQRGVTGFGEHTDPQIISVLRSNRIGGLQIMLPDGRWVPVAPDPDSLFVNVGDSLQVLTNGRFQSVKHRVVAPAEGQQSRLSVIYFGGPAPAQRIAPLPELMREGERSLYRDFTWAEYKKAAYKSRLGDHRLGPFELPAAKETNSSDHHCSSNAVQPPARAPPHVATVY; encoded by the exons ATGGTGGCCATCACGGTGCCCATCTCGGTGGACGCGATCCCTCTGGTGAAATGCGCACATGCGGCGGCGGCCGCGGTGCCGAGCGTCGACCTGTCGGCGCCGGGCGCTGCGGCGGCCGTGGCGGACGCGTGCCGCGGCGTCGGCTTCTTCAGGGCGACCAACCACGGCGTGCCGGCGGCCCTCGCGGACGCGCTGGAGGAACGCGCCGCGGCCTTCTTCGCGCTGCCGCACAAGGACAAGCTGGAGGCGTCGGCGCGGCCCTTGGGCTACGGCAGCAAGAGCATCGGCTGCAACGGCGACGTGGGCTGGCTCGAGTACATCCTGCTCTCCGTCGGGTCCGGCTCCGTCGCGGCGGCCTCCCTGCCGGCGTCGCTCCGGGCGGCGCTCGAGGAGTACACGGACGCGGTGCGGGAGGTGGGCGCGCGGGTGCTGGAGCTCATGGCGGATGGGCTCGGCGTCGCGGAGGAGCACCGCGGCGTGCTGCGGCGGATGGTGGCGCCGGACGAAGCCGACGAGATGGTCCGCGTGAACCACTACCCGCCGTGCCCCTGCCCCCTGGCGGCGGGGCAGCGCGGCGTGACGGGGTTCGGGGAGCACACGGACCCGCAGATCATCTCCGTGCTCCGGTCCAACCGCATCGGGGGCCTCCAGATCATGCTGCCGGACGGCCGCTGGGTCCCCGTGGCCCCCGACCCCGATTCCCTCTTCGTCAATGTCGGGGACTCCCTCCAG GTGCTGACCAACGGGCGGTTCCAGAGCGTGAAGCACCGGGTGGTGGCGCCGGCGGAGGGGCAGCAGTCGCGGCTGTCGGTGATCTACTTCGGCGGGCCGGCACCGGCGCAGCGCATCGCGCCGCTGCCGGAGCTGATGCGTGAAGGTGAGCGGAGCCTGTACAGGGACTTCACCTGGGCCGAGTACAAGAAGGCCGCCTACAAGTCCCGCCTCGGCGACCACCGCCTCGGCCCCTTCGAGCTCCCAGCCGCCAAAGAGACCAACAGCTCCGACCACCACTGCAGCAGCAACGCCGTCCAGCCGCCGGCGCGGGCGCCCCCTCACGTGGCAACAGTGTACTAG